A window of Methanophagales archaeon genomic DNA:
GGATTCCCAAATGGAGCAATCTGACTGAAACTCGTTACGTTCGCATAGACATAATTCTCTTCCGTGTTGACATTGCTTCCCTGAATCACTTCCCACTCTGTTTCAGTCCGGTTCCAGTGATATAATCTCAAGCTATTCTCTGCAACGTTGGCAACATCAGCATCCTCATAGCTCACGTTCAAGAATATCCAAGAATTTTCGCTCACATCATATACATCCACGTATTTACCGATGTTCCTCTTCCCGACAGGATCTGAATATGGATCTGTTACAGACGCTATTCTGATTCCATTATCGTAAGTGAACGAAATCGTAGTTGGATAGCTGCTTATCGAGAGATATTCGACAATGTTGTTGTGTGAATCTTCGTCTGATTCGACAATGTTGCTATGTTTGTATAAATCGTCTGAATAGAATATCATTCCTGGTAGACCATCCCATCGAGTGAGTCCACTTGATGCCGTGATGTTTGTCAGCATGTTGTTACTCGAGTTCTCCAGGTAAATGCCAGACCCGATGTTCGATGCGGTGATATTCATGAGTGTGTTATTGTTAGATTCTACCATGTAGATACCGACTAAGTTGTTCGATGAATTGATGTTCTTTATCGTACTGTTGTCGGTTCCATAGAGTTTTACGCCAACATCTGAATTCGATAAGTTGAGATTCTTCGCTGTGATATTATCGCAGTTCACGAGTATAACCTGTCCAGCATTTGTAATTGTCTGATCTGCTGCATCTTCGAGATAAACAAGAGGCTTGCCGTTTACTGTATTACCCTGCACGGTGTTTTCATAGGACTTATAAACAATAAGACCGTCATTTACAAAAGTGTTGTTTGCAAGCTTAATGTGGCTCGAATCTGCAAAGATGACGCCGACTTCATTGTCCGAGACTTCATTGTCTGTGAGCGTGTTGTTGCTCGATTCTCCTAACTGGATACCGTCCCGGTTGTTCGATACGTCGTTGTTTGTAAGTGAGTTATTGCTCGAATCCAGCAAGACGATACCGAGTTCATTGTTCGATGCGCTGTTGTTCATGAGCGTATTATTGTTCGATTCGGTTAAGTAGATGCCACCCCACCGGTTATTCGATACGATGTTGTT
This region includes:
- a CDS encoding right-handed parallel beta-helix repeat-containing protein yields the protein NNIVSNNRWGGIYLTESNNNTLMNNSASNNELGIVLLDSSNNSLTNNDVSNNRDGIQLGESSNNTLTDNEVSDNEVGVIFADSSHIKLANNTFVNDGLIVYKSYENTVQGNTVNGKPLVYLEDAADQTITNAGQVILVNCDNITAKNLNLSNSDVGVKLYGTDNSTIKNINSSNNLVGIYMVESNNNTLMNITASNIGSGIYLENSSNNMLTNITASSGLTRWDGLPGMIFYSDDLYKHSNIVESDEDSHNNIVEYLSISSYPTTISFTYDNGIRIASVTDPYSDPVGKRNIGKYVDVYDVSENSWIFLNVSYEDADVANVAENSLRLYHWNRTETEWEVIQGSNVNTEENYVYANVTSFSQIAPFGNP